A stretch of Microtus pennsylvanicus isolate mMicPen1 chromosome 5, mMicPen1.hap1, whole genome shotgun sequence DNA encodes these proteins:
- the Zg16 gene encoding zymogen granule membrane protein 16 yields MAAANSVQSRSSYSGEYGGRGGKQFSHSTNQLNGSITAIRVRFNSFYITGLQVRYGTVWSEYVGGQQGNMEEIWLEDGESVVQVSGKYRIYMKQLIFVTNKGRKLSFGDDKGTCFTAVPLHPKTVLRFISGRSGIFIDSISLHWDV; encoded by the exons ATGGCGGCGGCCAATTCAG ttCAGTCCAGGTCCTCTTATAGTGGGGAatatggaggcagaggaggaaagcAGTTCTCCCATTCTACAAACCAGCTGAACGGTTCCATCACCGCCATCCGTGTCCGATTCAATTCATTTTACATCACTGG TCTCCAAGTGCGCTATGGCACAGTGTGGAGCGAATACGTGGGTGGCCAACAGGGAAACATGGAGGAGATCTGGCTGGAAGATGGGGAATCTGTGGTCCAGGTGTCTGGCAAATACAGAATTTACATGAAGCAGCTGATCTTCGTGACAAACAAGGGCCGCAAGCTGAGTTTTGGAGATGACAAAGGCACCTGTTTCACCGCTGTTCCCTTGCACCCCAAAACCGTCCTCCGCTTCATTAGTGGCCGATCTGGCATTTTCATCGATTCCATCAGTCTACACTGGGATGTCTAG
- the LOC142849738 gene encoding zymogen granule membrane protein 16 has product MLAIILLALLCASASGNAIQSRSSSYSGEYGGKGGKRFSHSGNQLDGPITAIRVRSNSLYITGIQVRYGTVWSEYVGGKLGDLEEIFLHPGESVIQVSGKYKYYVKQLIFVTDKGRYLPFGKDSGTSFNAVPLHPNTVLRFISGRSGAALDAISLHWDVYPSQCSTC; this is encoded by the exons ATGTTGGCCATCATTCTCTTAGCCCTTCTTTGTGCCTCGGCCTCCGGCAATGCCA ttcAGTCCAGGTCCTCTTCCTACAGTGGGGAATATGGAGGCAAAGGAGGAAAGCGGTTCTCCCATTCTGGCAACCAGCTGGACGGCCCCATCACCGCCATCCGTGTCCGATCCAACTCACTTTACATCACTGG TATCCAAGTGCGTTATGGCACAGTGTGGAGCGAATACGTGGGTGGCAAGCTGGGAGACCTGGAGGAGATCTTTCTGCACCCCGGGGAATCCGTGATCCAGGTGTCTGGCAAATACAAATATTATGTGAAGCAGCTGATCTTCGTGACAGACAAAGGCCGCTACCTGCCTTTTGGAAAAGACTCAGGCACGAGTTTCAATGCTGTTCCCTTGCACCCCAACACCGTCCTCCGCTTCATTAGTGGCCGATCCGGCGCGGCCCTCGATGCCATCAGCCTACACTGGGATGTCTACCCTAGCCAGTGCAGCACTTGCTGA